The genomic window CTCCTCTTTTCTTGAGAACGTATAGCTCCTAAGATACATTTGCCTACAAGATAAACTTTCCACCGCCGTAGTACGACGCGGACTACCGTCTTGGCTGATAGACTGTACGAACTCTACCTCAGCCATCGGCCACTTGTGAATTTTGGCGTGAGTTCTACCAGGCCGGACACAAATGGcattgtttttgatgtttacaCAATCACCTATGCATTTCGATGCCATGGCCGAATCTctccaatgtttttttttttttttttgtgaatgttGGTTTTTGCTAGATAAAATTAACAAGTTGTAGTGTGAGTAATTATGGAGAGAGATTTGTGGTaataatatatctttttttatttttggcaaCGATTATTATTGACTGAAAAAGTATGACTCAATTAATTAACGTGACTTCCATACTTTCTCCTTAACATGTCATTAAGTAAACAATTGTCTTGTGTATGATAAAGGAAATATTTACATGTGTTTCATCAATATAGtcaagaatatttttttcatagtcattaataataatcataatttttggCATAATAAAGGAAAGATTTGactgaccaaaaaaagaaagaaaattttgacaaCAAATTTGACtgatttataacaaaattatgtgTAGCTAATTTGAAACATTTCGATTAATGTACCTAATCAGATTACTGAACTTGTTCGGTCAACCCAAAATCCTGCTTACTATATAACCTAATCAGTCGATCCTGAAGATAATAACACATCAACTGATTGTGATAAGAATTAAAACTCATACACATTTTGGCTAATgtagaaaatatattcaagAAGAGCAAAATGGGCTTCGAACCTGATTTTATGATGGTTTGGTTAAttagtttgtttgatttggacTAATATAGTAATTtcatacaaattattttgtgaCTAATATCCATTTTGCATGATTAGGCCATTGCTTCCGTATTTGTCAATGGACAAAGATGGGCCTAAACGAACCAAGCCATATATCATTTGTGGGCTTAGGCCCATTTATAGGAGAAAAAGTGGGTAATCGTTTTTCTCAAGTCTCGTTCTTTTGTAGCTAGAGAACTTTTTATATTCGTATGAATAACCATCAAATGCGAGCAATTACGGAttagaaaacctaaaaaaaccgtcatttatttttaatttttccgTTTAATACCTCTAGtatttaatttggaaaaaaaatactttagtTAATTTTGATTACTTATTAAAactttcgtttttttaaaagttagtaTAATCTTATCTTCGAGTTTACTAACGGAATTGTTAATTATGGTTAAAACTTAACTCAtgttaattatgtaaataaatacGATCGCTTTTCTTGTTTATACGAATATGTTGCTGTAGTCAGATGGTTAAAcactttattaattttttcttgaGCCTGTGTTCGAAACCACCTACCTCTTtttaaacgtttttttttttgctgtttttttttcatcttcttcctcgactCTTCTTCTCAGTTACTCTTTTCACTCAATCACCATATCTATGGTTTCGCTACTCAgcctttttgtcttttttattcAAGTTTCTGACAGATTTACTTAACAATGGAAGCAATTGAAGAATTAAAtagatttgggttttgatcTAATCTCCTCAAATTCATCTGGgtttttctaatttcaattGAGCCAAtacttatttttctctcttctttcaattGAGGTTAAATCCtagattttcttatttttcaattgTGAAAACTAAAAGAGCGTAATCAGAAATTTCCTCAATTGCAATGCTAAATATCTAGGGTTtacaataaaaagataatgaattttgaagaagaaacagtttttagaaaaaaataaaaataaaaaaacgtcTTTGGAGGAGGCGCCACTCGAACCCAGacccaaaagaaaactaaatcaaTGTTTAACCATTTGACTACGACAACATATTAGTATTGTCAAGAAAAGcgattgtatatatatttaattaccATGATTTAAGTTTTGACCATAGTTAACGATTCCGTTAGGGTAGTTGACGGAAGTTAACTCGGAAGTACAATtataccaatttttttaaaaccgaAAGTTTTAATAGGCAACCAAAATTAACGAaggtatttttttctaaattaaatacTAAAAGTATTAAACgtccaaattaaaaataaatggcagtatttttgagtttttttcccGTCCACATAATCAACAAATCTCTCCGCTATTATGAACAAACCTCATGTCGTTTCTCTCTTAACAATATGGATTGCAAAGCGTTTTTCCggtttaaaatattatgttcGTTCACGCAAACGCAAGCCAGTATATCAAAACGCAACCGTGAATATTTATCCGGAACAACATTACAACGCAAACGCGAATACAAATCGATCTGAAATTCCAAAATGAAATCACTAAAGCAAATCCTAGACAACACTCTAAAACACTAAAATCCTCAACCACCGAATCCATAGAGAGTTCTTCCTTGTCTCTTAAGAGCATAAACAACATCCATAGCAGTCACCGTCTTCCTCCGAGCGTGCTCAGTGTAAGTAACGGCGTCACGGATAACATTTTCCAAAAAGATCTTGAGAACGCCACGTGTCTCCTCGTAGATCAAACCACTAATACGTTTAACACCACCTCTACGAGCCAATCTCCGAATCGCCGGTTTAGTGATTCCTTGGATGTTGTCTCTCAGAACCTTCCTATGACGTTTGGCTCCACCTTTGCCCAAACCTTTGCCTCCCTTTCCACGACCTGACATTTTCTAAAGGAACCTGAATTTTTCTTCGGAAACTTTTCGATTTGAAGATTTAATTGAGATTGAGATGATTTGAGAATCTTGTTAAGAGGAGATGTCATTTATATACAAGATGGATCTAATTGATTTGAACCGTCAGATGTGTTTTTAGATCTAACGGTTGCAGATAACGATCCGGGTGAACAATGAGATTACTTATTAGCcgttgatttaattttatcgACGCTTAATATTGTCGATCCCCGTGATGCCTGTAAGTGAAAGtttatgaaaatttcaaataagCGCCACGGATTGAGGAATATAGCGCCAAATTCTTTTCACCGTTACTAACGAAATTAAATCatcatagaacaaaaaaaatcgttaTAAcatttcacatatatatatatatatatatatattacgaACGGGTAATATTCATATTTAACacaagtaaataaaacaaaattatttcacAATGGTTAACTAATAACATAAAGTTATACATCGAAAGGTTTGGTTTATGTCACATTAGAGAAGATCCACGTATATACTATCTTGCCTTAGGCTTCACATCAGTATCAAAGGTCACAGTCACATTAAGCTGATCCGAGCTATGACCAGAGTCCATGTTTTGATTATTCCTACTTATCCTCGTGTTTTCAGATGCAAGACACTCTTTAAGATTGATGATTACTTGAGACATGTTTGGTCGTTTGACTGAAGAAGGATTTGCGCATGACATTGCTACTTCAAGAGCTCTCCAGACAGAGTGGGTGTCATAGTTTCCGTGAAGTTTAGGATCCACAATTTGACTAGTATCTCCTTTCTTGATCACAAATGTAACCCATTCTGCTATGTTAGGGTTTTCACGGGTTTGATCAATCACTCGTTGGTTTGTGATAATCTCTAGTAACAAGATCCCGAAACTGTAGACATCACTCTTCTCGGATAACTCACTTGTTAAGTAATATCTGTAAAGGCAAGAAAATGGAGTGTGattcatataatttacatttcTTTAACCACTGAATAAATGTAACATACTTGAACATGGTGCAAAATGTTTAATATACTTACTCGGGATCAAGATATCCTAGAGTACCGGCAACAACTGTTGAAACTTGAGATTGATCGCCTCCTACTTGAAACGATCTAGACAGTCCAAAATCCGCAATTTTGGCCTTGAATTCTTCATCCAACAATATATTTGTACTTTTGACATCTCTATGCACCATTGCTGGTTTGCATCCAGTATGCAAGTATTCTAATCCTAATGCAGCTTCGATAGCTATTTGCAATCTAGTACCCCAATTTAAAACAGAGCCACCGTGTTTTCCTACATCAAAAGTTTGTAATATCATCATAAAGCTACACTAAGCATTATGTGAAATCGTAGATTTTTTACAGAATACAACCATTAAATCaaccattttttaattaattatcttcATTTGGTAATCCATAAAAGATTCAAATGAGTTATATATGTGTTCACCTGATAAATGTTGATGTAAGTCTCCATTAGACATGTATTCATAGATGAGAGCAAAGTGATCTTGTTCATCACAATATCCAACAAGGTTGACCAAATTTATGTGGTGAACCCTAAGAAGAAGTTCAACCTGGCGGCAATGTAAAGCAAACACACACAGACATACAAACATTGgcttaacaaaacataaaataattacattttgttttgcttaacACTTAATTATATGTGGAACAGTTAAAACATATTGTACCTCTGCCTTAAATTCTTTATAGCCTTGTGCTGATGTTTGGGATAGTAGTTTGACAGCTACTTGCTCTGAGCCATTTAGATCGCCATGATAAACAACACCAAACCCCCCTTCCCCAAGAGGTCTTTGCAAGTTCTTAGTCATTTCCATAACTTCTGAATAAgtaaaccttttctttttggtcttGATCCACGGTTCAGGTTTATTTCCTACATGTAAAGCAAATGTaagtatatatagttaaaatatagtaatatatgACTGTTTCTTGATTTAAGAAGTTGTTGTAAATACTCCATACTTGatgacattttctttttgaatacAAAAAGGAGGATCACAACAACGATAGCGGCAATGGAAGCGACTGGTGCAACAACCTTTACCgcaacttttttctttggctTATCTATGCATGTACTAGATAGACAAAGCTCTTTGTTTCCAAGAACACTACATACGagaagtttaaaatatttgaattcatATTTCAAGTTGGGAATTGGGATAATGCATGGTTAGTTATAGAGTAAAATCATGTGAGAATCTTTCTTACTTTAACTTTAGCCCCTCCCTTTCTCTATCGCGAAGAGCTTGAGGAATTGCACCACTAAGTTTATTCCCGCTCAAGTTTCTGTCGAAGTAGAGGAAAATTCATGTGTACACAAAAATGATTGTGTGAACGTAATTAGTAGATAAATCGAGAAAATTTATTACATGACCAACAATGATTTCATAGTGGCTAGAAACTCGGGCACTATTCCACTCAAACTGTTATTTGACAAATCCCTGGGATGTGAAAAACAATGAACCCATATATGCTttgtaattatatatcaaatatctgtagaaaagaaaaaaataaacatgcTGCTTTAATTAATCACGTACTAACAATACTTACAAACTTTCTAGATGCGCCAGATTCTGAAAGTTAGACACTATAGTCCCACTCAAGCCACTCGATGATAAATTTCTGgttataataaacaaattataagtttagattatatataagcatgataatttagtaattttaaaagtgtGTGTGACATAGTTAAATCTTACAAAGAAATTATTCTTGGTGGTGCAGATATATCTGTGATGTTACAATTCAATCCATCCCACAAGAATTGTTTCGGTACGCATGGATCTCCTTGCCAACTGATTCTACTCAGTCCATAAGTAGttctaatgtttttgataGCAACCACTAGCATAAAATTTGATCGATgcgaaaaaaatatttaatgaattAGTTTTCATCGATATGGAAGAacttataacaaaacaaaatgataaaataactGTCTCTTTTAGTTTGATACCTTCAATTTCATTTGTCTGAGATTGTGGAAGCTGGAGAACTGAGTAAACTTCAAAAGCATTAAGTAGAGGTGGAAGTGTcgatttttgggtttttgttaaCTGCATTCGGCAGATACCTCCGTTGCATTGCCTAGGATTTGTTGTAAGCCAGGTCATTATTTCAAGATATTTAGGAGTAACACCTCTAGTGTTAATTGTTTCTCCATTCAATATAATGTCGAATTCTCTAGTGTCATTGGCTTTTAGGACTTGGATCTCCGAGAAGTGCATGTACAAGTAGATTTGATCATCAGGATTCTCCAAACGCCAAACCATTGTCAGTGCTGCATCAAGATTTGTAGGCGTTGCGGCCATCTTAAGAGCAACTTGTGGTGGATCATAGTGATTTTTATTGGACAcatttgaagttgttgaaattTGATTCCATTCGGGTTGAATATATGGAACCCACGAACGATCATAAACATCTTTCGGGTACCTATCACAACTCACAAATTTTCTCTTAGTATTGGTAACAATAAATTCTTTATCATTTAAATGCATAGATCAtgtacatataatattttaagatatataGACTAGTTATGATTTGAAGTTGAATACGTACCGAAGAAGAACGGTGGCATTGCTAAGATACATgcgaaaataatatttcaagGAACCAGATTTAGCGATGTAAGTATCATTCGCCAAAGGTCGTAATTCCAAAGCTGATATCATTGGTATAGTTGCCCCTGTCTTAACAAGACAAATTTGCAAAGAGTTTGATCTTGGAATGTGAATGATCTCCTTCACTGTACCATCTGGCACTATTTGCAAATCTATTGTTGTCCACTTATTAGGACCGATATGCATATCGAATTCAGGGCTAACATTAAGCCCGTCAAAATTTCCATAGAAAAATGTAGCTCTAATAAGGTAGTTCCTCCCTTCTTCCACCCTTAGATCATAGCAGTTTCGTATTCCATCTGGAAAGTATCGTAGGGTTGCATACTGTTTTAAATTTTCCGATTCAAGATTTTTCGGGATTCTACCGGTCTTTCCACTTTGGATGAAATTCTCGTCTGATGAGAACTGTATTCCGGTTTCCGATTCTATGTAAGGTGGCTCATTTAGAGGTAAGCCACAATCTAAACTGATAAAACCTGTTCAGAATGAAACATATGAGTGGTGGTCATGCGTGGGTGTATAGCCGGGGGAAAGAGTAACGTACGGTAAAATAAAAGTGGTAAGACTTACTATGGCCGGCTCTATAGAGATGCCTAACGAAAACTTTCTAAAAAGTGATGTTACTAAGTTTGTTCGGGCGAACTAAAAATCATGTTGTATTCTCCTGAGTTATCTTATAGTTTACTAATAATCTTTCTATAGAAACTTAGACGTACATACCTTCTTGATTTTGTCCTTCAGCAAAACGAATGATGAGGAAAACTCCAAACCAAAACAGCGACAGAAAAACCCAACAAAGATTCTTCATGATTCCTCCGATCACAATACACGCAGAAAAGGATCGACACAATTATATACTTACGTTTCACTTATATACTAAATGTAAGGACACACAAATTAAGCTTCTCTAATATGGACACCAATTAAACCAAGCTAAAGTCAACGATATGAGAAAATGAGTGAATATGGAGTTAATAGTTGtttcaagaaaaccaaatgaagGAGTGAGCAATGATGTCTTCTAGTGAAACATCCAACGTCAcaagattaatatattttaaaagtacgCGAAAAGTCTTCATGCATGCCGTACATGCGTATACGACCAGGTCTTATCACAACCTTGagtagagattttgattggcACAATCAAATGGATTTGCTAATTCCTTAATTTACAAAACACAACTTGCTTAACTAGACTCTTTTCCATTGAACTTGTCAATCTGCAAAATATTTTGAGGTTTAATATTCATAACCATGACGCATGAAGAAACGTTAAGAGGGAGTTGACTTTCGGGTGGTCATAGACTTGAATATATACCATTTTCAAACatgtaaaagtttttttgtgatttttatgCAAAGGTGTGCGTCAAGTTGTTATCCGAAATCGATCAAATAGTCTACACATTCAATTAGAAAACAGTTTTTGAATGGGATTCCAATCCTAGATCCCATAATCATTCTCTTTTGATTCGATCATCCTCCAAGGATTTGGTTACCCTTTCTAAGCTCTTTGATATGGCGAGAGGAATATTTTTTAGAGAAGCGTTACCTGGCCTAGGTTGATGCCATTACATCTTGTCGACTTGTCGTAGGACCTAGGTCAACGATTACAAAGTGCTTTTAGTTAGCAGTATAGTGAAGTGATCTGACTGTATTGGGGCCTGGGCAATATGTTTGGTCTCTGACTGGATATCACCTTGGTCGAGAGGGCGTGCTCCGCATGTTTATGATGCGGACATCCCCCCGTTACTCCGTACAAGTAGATTAAATTACTTTGTCTGCTTCTGGTGATTTGGAAGTGGTCTCTCTATTGGAAGGTTATGAGAAGTGGTTCTAGGACTTGTCTCCCGAAAACACTATTATACGGGCCGAGCCGCCGAAACAGACGGCATATTTGTATTTTCGGGAGGCCGAGGATTTTGCCATCTTTCTATAGAAAAATCTCGGCCAATTTTCTTGATTGATGTGTTGTAGTGGTCTCGTTTGGTAGGCAGAAAATCACTctcaaaacaattaatttcGAATCCAAGTGCAACATTCAaatgcatatatatgttaaacCAGTTAAAATGAATATCATCTGGATGTCGCATGCTAACATCCTAATTCATAAACAAGTTAACTTCAATCTTGAACCAAAGTGAAATCGGAGTGGACACCCTCTAGAGTCTAGACAGATTTAAACATCGATCGGAACAATTCAAGTCAACGGAAGGCATATCTCACTTTAAATATTTCGGCACTAGCCGTGTTGGTTGGTAAAATCGACTATCCTCTCCATTGATAGGGTCTTTAAATTTAATGAACAAGTTGAACATTTTCTGactaataaactaataaataaaaaatatatttcccATTAGAAACTTTCCAAGAAACTTAAATCTACAGTTAAACTTCTATTTGTAGAAACTGACATGTCCTCACGTTTTTTTGAGGATTATTGTCTTGGTACGGCTTTTACTTGAAATGTCTAAAGGAATTGTGTGGCGCCATTGCTTATATAAACTTCATTTATGGTTCAGAACTTGGGACCGtgtctttcttgattttgctTGGAAAGTAAGAGGATATGGAGTTTCCCCATTCGGTTTTGTTGGTCGTACTAATTATTGCAACTTTCGCTATTTCTAACCTTGTTCaagctgaagaagatcaagaaggTATGTATCCACATTATTGAGATATGTTTATAGCGTTTCTATAGCTAGCGGAAATTATAAGATTGTCTTACAACAAAATAAACGAATCTTGAATTTGCATCTTCTACCTAAAGTTGTGAGATTTCAGCcatattgtaaattttatgttttggccTGAAAATTGtagaataatattttctcaaaaaagtTGTGTAATTCTGTGTTTTATGCTGTAATTTTTCACTAAAACTAcagaatcttgttttttttttgcaaaaatgtGGAATTGAGATTTTCCGCAAAATATGCGTCTTAAGACCAAAAATGTGGTAATATAACGAtgattctagggttttgtaCAAAAGAACCATCTAACTCatcaagttttaaaattttactttttaactCTGGAGAATAAAGATTAATCATataaattcagaaaaattacattaaaattCTTATAGTATATTATAAACGTTTTCACGGCCACATACATTACTTTAAATTGATACAATTGAACTCCTTGTTGCGTGAGGctcaattttacaaatttgacGGTAGTGAAATgattatttatgataataattGATGGAtaacttataatattttattctcaTGTATGATTATTTTGATCAACTATCTCTAGAAAGTATTCtgtatagttttttaaatCACTTAGTGACCAATTGGACAGCAGATCATTAGCATTGGTGGAACAAGAAATATTTGTTACGGGGTTCATAAATTTAATcgtaccaaaaaaaaaaaattctttagaaatatattctgattctgtttttttaaatatgtattgctattagatttcttttcaaaattaagaaattaagaataatGTCATTTATTTCTACAAACTCCATAATTGAGCcctttttgaatataaatttatatggGTGAGAATCAAAGTAGTATGAAATATGCAtgttatcatatttttttacaacgtatttatatatctaaactTAGAAGTATAGTCAATGTctaaagataaatcaaaagaaattatatatagagagatacagaagaaagaaaaaaacaaaaaaaaacatgaaaatatatggaaaaatGACCCTATAAAGAAATTGGGTGTTAACTTTACTTGTACTTAAAGACACCATTGTTCCACTAACCAACgctttatttttctgtttgtttagTGACCATTATTTGATCTCTTGCATATCTTCTTAATAGGGTTCATCAGTTTGGATTGCGGTTTACCCCCAAATGAAGTGTCACCATATATCGAGCCGTTTACTGGACTACGGTTTTCATCAGACTCAAGCTTTATTCAAAGTGGAAAAATCGGTAAAGTTGATAAAAGTTTTGAGGCCACGACTCTAAAGTCATACATGACGTTGAGATACTTTCCAGATGGAAAACGCAATTGTTACAATCTTATTGTGAAGCAAGGGAAAACTTATATGATTAGAGCTACAGCTCTATATGGAAATTATGACGGTCTTAATATTAGTCCTAAGTTTGATTTATACATTGGCGCTAACTTCTGGACAACACTAGACGCGGGAGAATATTTATCTGGCGTGGTTGAGGAGGTCAATTACATCCCAAGATCAAATTCTTTAGACGTGTGTCTTGTTAAAACAGACACGTCGACGCCATTCTTATCACTCTTGGAACTAAGGCCTCTAGATAATGATTCTTACCTCACTGGTTCGGGTTCCTTGAAAACTTTCAGGCGGTACTATCTTAGTAATTCAGAATCCGTTATCGCGTAAGTCTGCTTTAAGATGATATTGAGTTATTTTTGGTTGTTCCTCGTTgatgagatttgttttgttatatgaaGCACAGGTATCCAGAAGACGTCAAGGACAGAATATGGGAACCAACCTTTGATTCAGAATGGAAGCAGATTTGGACCACTCTCAAACCGAACAACTCCAATGGTTATCTTGTGCCGAAGAATGTGCTTATGACCGCAGCAATACCTGCAAATGATAGTGCACCGTTTAGATTTACCGAGGAGCTCGATTCTCCTACTGACGAACTTTACGTGTACCTCCACTTCTCTGAGGTTCAGTCACTACAGGCCAATGAATCTAGAGAGTTTGACATTTTATGGAGTGGAGAAGTTGCGTACGAAGCTTTTATCCCTGAATATCTGAATATCACGACAATTCAAACCAATACTCCAGTTACTTGCCCAGGAGGAAAATGCAACTTAGAGCTAAAAAGAACTAAAAACTCTACTCACCCACCTCTTATCAATGCCATCGAGTTTTACACGGTGGTAAATTTTCCACAGTTggaaacaaatgaaactgATGGTACGTTAGTAACCAATGCAAGgttcatatacataaaaatatctcTTATGCTGAATCTAACATATTTATTGTTGTGTTTTATGACAGTTGTTGCTATCAAAGATATCAAAGCAACCTATGAATTGAATAGAATCACATGGCAAGGAGATCCATGCGTCCCACAAAAGTTTATCTGGGAGGGTCTGGATTGCAACAGCAAAGATGCATTAACACTACCAAGAATCACTTCATTGTGAGATATTTAAATAGCACaaactttttatcttttttgttataacaaaCATTTTCTACCTACATCACACTTATTTTTCTGTAACTAGGAACTTGTCTTCAACCGGCTTAACCGGAAATATTGCAGCTGGAATTCAAAATCTTACCCACCTTGACAAATTGTAAGTATGCATGATAATAATTACCTCGAGTATGTAAGCGAGTAAGCGACTTTTGATTCTTACAAACTTCAGGGATTTGTCAAATAACAATTTGACCGGAGGAGTTCCTGAATTTCTAGCTAGTATGAAGTCTCTGTCATTCATGTAAGTTTCTCATGACATATTTAGTTATAGCATTCCTTTGGGATCATGTTCACCTATATGTATGATATTTTTGTGGTTTCATAGAAACTTGAGCAAGAACAATCTGAATGGTTCAATCCCACAAGCTCTtcttaaaagagaaaaggatgGACTGAAGTTATCGTAAGAAGAAACTCCACCCATgcattttcatttaaaatccTTCACCACATGCAGTCAAAATCCTAAACGATCAGTCCCTTTTTTATGTAGTGTTGATGAACAGATTCGGTGTTTTCCTGGTTCATGTGTCATCACTAAGAAGAAATTCCCAGTAATGATTGTTGCATTAGTATCTTCGGCTGTGGTGGTCATTCTAGTGGTACTAGTTctcatttttgtatttaagaagaaaaagccaTCAAATTTGGAAGGTATTCGCCGAAACTCATACACCATGatcaaatcaatatatatgtgaatatcATTCTTGTACTAAATATTTCTCTACAGATCTACCACCGTCATCAAATACGCCGCGTGAAAACATTACATCTACCAGTATATCTGATACATCGAttgagacaaaaagaaaaagattcagTTACTCAGAGGTTATGGAAATGACAAAGAACTTGCAAAGACCACTTGGCGAAGGAGGTTTTGGAGTCGTTTATCATGGTGATATAAATGGTTCATCACAACAAGTAGCCGTTAAACTACTTTCCCAATCATCAACACAAGGCTATAAAGAGTTTAAAGCTGAGGTAAACTCTTCgtaagtttatatatgttaaactTAAACCAATGTGTTTCAtgtgaatttttgttgttgttaatttgGTGTACAGGTCGAACTTTTGTTGAGAGTTCACCACATAAACTTGGTAAGCCTTGTAGGGTATTGTGATGAACGAGATCACTTGGCTCTCATCTAT from Arabidopsis thaliana chromosome 3, partial sequence includes these protein-coding regions:
- a CDS encoding Leucine-rich repeat protein kinase family protein (Leucine-rich repeat protein kinase family protein; FUNCTIONS IN: kinase activity; INVOLVED IN: protein amino acid phosphorylation; LOCATED IN: endomembrane system; EXPRESSED IN: hypocotyl, flower, pedicel; EXPRESSED DURING: 4 anthesis, petal differentiation and expansion stage; CONTAINS InterPro DOMAIN/s: Protein kinase, ATP binding site (InterPro:IPR017441), Protein kinase, catalytic domain (InterPro:IPR000719), Leucine-rich repeat (InterPro:IPR001611), Serine-threonine/tyrosine-protein kinase (InterPro:IPR001245), Protein kinase-like domain (InterPro:IPR011009), Serine/threonine-protein kinase, active site (InterPro:IPR008271); BEST Arabidopsis thaliana protein match is: Leucine-rich repeat protein kinase family protein (TAIR:AT3G46400.1); Has 163065 Blast hits to 121532 proteins in 4648 species: Archae - 95; Bacteria - 13859; Metazoa - 44066; Fungi - 9550; Plants - 76922; Viruses - 348; Other Eukaryotes - 18225 (source: NCBI BLink).), whose translation is MEFPHSVLLVVLIIATFAISNLVQAEEDQEGFISLDCGLPPNEVSPYIEPFTGLRFSSDSSFIQSGKIGKVDKSFEATTLKSYMTLRYFPDGKRNCYNLIVKQGKTYMIRATALYGNYDGLNISPKFDLYIGANFWTTLDAGEYLSGVVEEVNYIPRSNSLDVCLVKTDTSTPFLSLLELRPLDNDSYLTGSGSLKTFRRYYLSNSESVIAYPEDVKDRIWEPTFDSEWKQIWTTLKPNNSNGYLVPKNVLMTAAIPANDSAPFRFTEELDSPTDELYVYLHFSEVQSLQANESREFDILWSGEVAYEAFIPEYLNITTIQTNTPVTCPGGKCNLELKRTKNSTHPPLINAIEFYTVVNFPQLETNETDVVAIKDIKATYELNRITWQGDPCVPQKFIWEGLDCNSKDALTLPRITSLNLSSTGLTGNIAAGIQNLTHLDKLDLSNNNLTGGVPEFLASMKSLSFINLSKNNLNGSIPQALLKREKDGLKLSVDEQIRCFPGSCVITKKKFPVMIVALVSSAVVVILVVLVLIFVFKKKKPSNLEDLPPSSNTPRENITSTSISDTSIETKRKRFSYSEVMEMTKNLQRPLGEGGFGVVYHGDINGSSQQVAVKLLSQSSTQGYKEFKAEVELLLRVHHINLVSLVGYCDERDHLALIYEYMSNKDLKHHLSGKHGGSVLKWNTRLQIAVDAALGLEYLHIGCRPSMVHRDVKSTNILLDDQFTAKMADFGLSRSFQLGDESQVSTVVAGTPGYLDPEYYRTGRLAEMSDVYSFGIVLLEIITNQRVIDPAREKSHITEWTAFMLNRGDITRIMDPNLQGDYNSRSVWRALELAMMCANPSSEKRPSMSQVVIELKECIRSENKTQGMDSHSSFEQSMSFDTKAVPSAR